The Alteribacter keqinensis genomic sequence AGAAAATATTGCATTAAAAAATCCAGCTCTCGAAAACAAGGCGGCCACGGCCAGGGAAGTGGGTGTCGGGGCTGTGGTGTTCCATGATCTGAAGAACGAGAGAATGAACTCTGTGGAATTCAGCCTTGAACAGATGCTGACGTTTGAAGGGGAGACAGGGCCTTATGTTCAGTATACGAATGTCAGAGCCCGGAGCATTTTAACGAAAGCCCGGGCTGAAGGGACACCGCAGGAAGGCCTTGAGGATGATGCGTCGTGGGCGGTTGTAAAAGAGCTCCATGAATTTCCCGATGTGGTCAGAAGAGCCTGGCAGACTTACGAACCTTCTGTAATCGCAAGGTATCTTCTTTCTCTCGCGTCAGCTTTTAATAAATACTACGGGAAGGTAAAGATTCTCGAAAATGATGACTGCCTGGGAGATCGTCTTTCTGTCGTAGCATCCGTTAGCATTGTATTACAGGAAGGACTGAGACTTTTAGGGATCAAGGCTCCCCGTCAAATGTGAAGGTACTGAAAAGGCCGGCCTTTACCTTTTTCCAGTCTCTTCTAAGCAATGAGCGTAACGGTTGCACTTTTAAAAGCCTGTTACGAGTGGGTTTTTCGTAACAGGCGCGCAACCGATTGGAGCCATTGCTACTCAAATGTAGCAGGATTGTGAACGAGCTTGATTATTTCTTCTCTTTTTCTTACACTAAAGGCATTGTACTGCAGGAGGTAGTAGAGATGAGAAAATCAATATGGCTGAGCGCCTTGGGCGGTATTCTTCTGGTCAGTGCCTGTCAGGCGGAAGACCAGGAAGAACAGACCGCAGAGCCTGATGAGTCTGTGGAGGAAGCAGAACAAAGTGACGAACAAACCGTTGATCTCAGCGGAGATGATGACTTTTTTATACAGAACGATGAACTGGAAATCACCCATATCCACGGCCTTGGATATGCGGGAAACGAAGGCATTCTTTATGTGGCTACCCACCACGGACTGGCTTTGTATGATGATGGAAGCTGGTACGAAACGTCTGAAGAACGTAATGATTACATGGGATTCAGCGCAGTTGAGGATGGTTTTTACACCAGTGGCCATCCGGGAGAAGCGTCTTCCTTTGAAGTGGATCCGATCGGACTTGTAAAAAGTAACGACGGGGGCAAAACACTGGAAACGCTTGATCTCCTCGGTATGACGGATTTTCACGTAAAGGGAACCGGATACTATTCCAATGCGATTTATGTCTATAATCCAAAAGCCAACGAACGCTTGGAGGAAACCGGGTTCTACCGTACGCTGGACGATGCGGAGACGTGGGAAAAAAGAGAAGGGGAAGGACTTCCTGAAGCGTCATACGACCAGGGAGGCTACCCTAACTTTGCTATCGCAGTTCATCCGTCGGACGAAGATACGTTAGCGGTAGGAACGTCAGAAGGGCTTTTCTTATCGAACGATTCAGGTGGCACTTTTGAGCGTACAGGGCTCGGAAATCCTGTTATTGCAGCTGCCTATTATGAAGACGATGTATATGCAGGCATTTGGGACGGGGAAATACAGCTTGTCCGGTATGATGGAGAAGAAACGACGGTGTTAAAACGTCCCGATCTTCAGGAACAGGATGCCATTCAGTATATTGCGGTGAATCCTCAGGATGACAGCGAAATCGTATTCACCACTTTCCATGGAGAAGGCTACCTGAGTGAAGACGGCGGCGATTCATGGGAAAAAATCATTGACGCAGGGCAGGTTGTTTCAAAATAACAGTAATTTTTACAGGCTGGTTCTTTTAAGGATCAGCCTGTTTTTTTGTTGAGCTCATTTACTTGCGGTATATACCCCCATGAGGTATATTGGTGTAAGAAAGCAAACTTGAATAATGACGGGAGGTACTTTGCCGTGGCAAAAGTACGCTTTGGAATAGAAGGGATGCATTGTGCATCGTGTGTAAACCGGGTGGAAAAGAAAATATCCCGTGTAGACGGTGTGGAAGCTGTTAATGTGAACCTGGCAACCCACCAGGCTCAGGTCACTGGTGATATTACAGATGAGCGGATCAGTGAAATCATTTCATCTGTTGAAAAAATCGGTTTTGGAGCAAAGCCGCTGACGGATGAAAAAGAAGAAGATTTGTCCAAAAAACAAGAGGCGGAGTCGAAGAAACTAATACGTGACTTTTCGTTTGCAGCAGTGGCTACAGTTATTGTCCTGATCGGGAGTATTCCTCATATGATGCATACGTGGGGATCGTGGGTGCCGGGATGGATGTCCAATCCGTTCTTCCTCCTTATACTCACCACTTATGTACAGCTCGTACCGGGCTGGCGTTTTTACAAAAACAGCTACAAAGTTCTCCGGAGTAAATCAGCGGATATGAATGTACTAGTGGCAATGGGTACCACATCTGCCTGGGCGTATTCAGCAGCGATGACGCTCTTTCCCGGTTTTCTGACGAATGCCGGTTTTCCCTACCAGCTGTACTATGATGTGACGACGGTCATTACTACACTTATCCTTTTAGGCCGGTATTTTGAGGCGAAAGCCAAAGGGCAGACATCCACTGCAATTAAGAAGCTCATGAACCTTCAGGCGAAAACGGCACGGGTTATCAGGTCCGGACAGGAATTGGAGCTTCCAGTGAAAGAGGTGCGTGTGGGTGATCACATTCTCGTTCGTCCGGGTGAGAGAATACCCGTAGACGGTACGGTAATCGACGGATCGTCCACTGTGGATGAGTCCATGCTCACCGGTGAATCGATACCGGTTTCAAAAAAAGAAAACGATCCGGTAATTGGAGCGACGATTAATAAGTCAGGGTCGTTTACATTCGAAGCCTCCAAGGTAGGCAAGGACACCACGTTAGCGGGGATTATCCGGATGGTAAACGACGCCCAGGGGTCCAAAGCGCCAATTCAGCGAATGGTTGATGTGATATCGGCTTATTTTGTCCCTGCTGTTGTCGGTCTTGCGTCACTGAGCTTTCTCATCTGGCTCGTATTCGGTCCTGACCCATCCTTTATTTTTGCCCTTACCACCTTTATTGCCATTCTGATCATTGCCTGTCCTTGTGCCCTCGGGCTGGCGACACCTACGGCAATTATGGTGGGGACTGAAAAAGGAGCAGAAAACGGTGTGTTAATTAAGGATGCCTCAAGTCTTGAACAGGCTCATAAAATTGACACGATTCTTCTCGATAAAACAGGAACAATTACGCAAGGGCGTCCGGCTTTGACGGATCTTGTCTCTTTGAAGGGGTGGACAAATGAAACGCTTCTTCAAATGGTAGCTTCAATAGAGATGGCATCAGAGCATCCTCTAGGTGAAGCGATTGTACGTGCTGCAAAAGAGCAGCGTCTCTCTTTATCCAAGCCTGGATCATTCGAAGCGATTTCTGGTCATGGTATTGAGGCTGACTGGGAAGGTAAGCGTGTTTTTATTGGAAACGCGCGTCTTATGGAAAGGGAAGGTATCTCCACGGATGAGCTGAATCAATCCGCACACAAACTTGCTGAAGAAGGTAAAACACCGATGTTCATTGCATCAGAGGGAACCCTGTCCGGCATGGTGGCGGTTTCGGATCCGTTAAAAGAGGATGCAAAAAGCGCTGTGAGTATGCTGAAGGGTATGGGAATCGAAGTGGTTATGCTAACAGGGGATAACAAGCGTACCGCTGCTGCGATTGCGAAAGAAGCAGGAATTGACCGGTTTGAAGCTGAGGTCCTTCCTGAAGATAAAGCATCGTACGTGAAGAAGCTTCAGGCAGAAGGGAAAAAAGTGGCCATGGTCGGGGACGGAATAAATGATGCCCCGGCGCTCGCCCAGGCTGACATTAGCATTGCCATCGGTACCGGGACGGATGTCGCTATGGAAACTGCTAATATTACGCTCATGCGCGGCGATGTAATGAGCATTGTCACTGCCGTGCGTCTGTCTAAGTCCACGATGCGGATGATCTGGCAGAATCTTGGCTGGGCTTTCGGGTACAACATTGTTTTAATTCCTGTTGCAGCAGGACTTTTATATCCATTCTTCGGATTGCTGTTAAATCCGATGCTCGCAGGTGCTGCCATGGCGTTCAGTTCTGTATCGGTCGTACTTAATACCCTTCGTCTGAAGAAATTTAAAACTGTTGTTCCGGCCTCATCCTGAGTCCGGAAAGGTCGTCCATTGTCGCTGTCTATGTTTAATATCGTTCATAAGGGAAAAAGAGACATAAGGAGGCATCCTGTATGGGAACAGATTCTTGTGTACAGTCATCTCAAGAATGGATTGATACAAACCTGACATGTAAAATGAACAAGGCCTATGCCGTTACAATACCGAAAAAACTGCGGGAAAAGCTCGGACTCGAACCCATGAGCCCAGTTATTCTCGTTGTTGATAACCAAAGCATCCTCCTATCGACCAAAAGTATAGACGAATCACTCGACATTCAAAGTCATATCAACGATAACGGCTCATTCTACATGCCAAAAGAAATCCGGGACCAGCTTATACTTGCTCCCGGTACCACCTTCCGCATCCGCGTGGGGTCTGACCCCGCACAATTTTGTGAACTTTTGCTCGAAAAAGTTTAGGATTGCTGTTTAAGGGGTATGCATGTGATTTTGCTGATGGGGTTCAGCAGGCGTCTCCACATTGAACGGCGGCTCTGCTGCCATCAGAAAAAAGGAAAAGCCCACATATACAAGAGTGAAAACAAGCCATGTGCTGGAATACGCGTGGCTTGTTTCTTTTCTGATTACAGCGTCTCCGTCGATGGTCCGCTGACTCATCCAGAGAAAAGCGGCCACTGTGGCGAGCACTAAGATTACAACTGCAGATGACACGAAAGATATTGGTAGCATTTC encodes the following:
- a CDS encoding AbrB/MazE/SpoVT family DNA-binding domain-containing protein; amino-acid sequence: MGTDSCVQSSQEWIDTNLTCKMNKAYAVTIPKKLREKLGLEPMSPVILVVDNQSILLSTKSIDESLDIQSHINDNGSFYMPKEIRDQLILAPGTTFRIRVGSDPAQFCELLLEKV
- a CDS encoding F510_1955 family glycosylhydrolase; its protein translation is MRKSIWLSALGGILLVSACQAEDQEEQTAEPDESVEEAEQSDEQTVDLSGDDDFFIQNDELEITHIHGLGYAGNEGILYVATHHGLALYDDGSWYETSEERNDYMGFSAVEDGFYTSGHPGEASSFEVDPIGLVKSNDGGKTLETLDLLGMTDFHVKGTGYYSNAIYVYNPKANERLEETGFYRTLDDAETWEKREGEGLPEASYDQGGYPNFAIAVHPSDEDTLAVGTSEGLFLSNDSGGTFERTGLGNPVIAAAYYEDDVYAGIWDGEIQLVRYDGEETTVLKRPDLQEQDAIQYIAVNPQDDSEIVFTTFHGEGYLSEDGGDSWEKIIDAGQVVSK
- a CDS encoding heavy metal translocating P-type ATPase encodes the protein MAKVRFGIEGMHCASCVNRVEKKISRVDGVEAVNVNLATHQAQVTGDITDERISEIISSVEKIGFGAKPLTDEKEEDLSKKQEAESKKLIRDFSFAAVATVIVLIGSIPHMMHTWGSWVPGWMSNPFFLLILTTYVQLVPGWRFYKNSYKVLRSKSADMNVLVAMGTTSAWAYSAAMTLFPGFLTNAGFPYQLYYDVTTVITTLILLGRYFEAKAKGQTSTAIKKLMNLQAKTARVIRSGQELELPVKEVRVGDHILVRPGERIPVDGTVIDGSSTVDESMLTGESIPVSKKENDPVIGATINKSGSFTFEASKVGKDTTLAGIIRMVNDAQGSKAPIQRMVDVISAYFVPAVVGLASLSFLIWLVFGPDPSFIFALTTFIAILIIACPCALGLATPTAIMVGTEKGAENGVLIKDASSLEQAHKIDTILLDKTGTITQGRPALTDLVSLKGWTNETLLQMVASIEMASEHPLGEAIVRAAKEQRLSLSKPGSFEAISGHGIEADWEGKRVFIGNARLMEREGISTDELNQSAHKLAEEGKTPMFIASEGTLSGMVAVSDPLKEDAKSAVSMLKGMGIEVVMLTGDNKRTAAAIAKEAGIDRFEAEVLPEDKASYVKKLQAEGKKVAMVGDGINDAPALAQADISIAIGTGTDVAMETANITLMRGDVMSIVTAVRLSKSTMRMIWQNLGWAFGYNIVLIPVAAGLLYPFFGLLLNPMLAGAAMAFSSVSVVLNTLRLKKFKTVVPASS